The window tactttttcaaaattaagaaaaaatctGATATGTTCCAAATAAAAACTCTCCTACTTAAACACTTGCGAGTATAAGTGCTTCATACTCAAAACAATCCTAACAATCCTAAGGCTTTCTCCAACCCAAGGGTAGGAAATCCCAAATTTTAGCCCTATATTTTCAACTGTTCATCTATATGTAAGAGGCTAGACAGTTTTTTCCTCCAATGGTAAAGGGCCTATAATTCTTATTCCCAACTTTATAATTTGTTCAACTTTTGTAGttcattgatttgtttttttttttttttggctaataATTTTGGAATTAGTTTTTGTCACATCCAGGCCCgggccctcaccacatcccGGGTTTGATTCTACCGTAGCACCACATTGCCTCATGAGACATTCTAGAGTTAGGGTGTGTCAGTTTTTGTATAATctatcttgttttatttttatgaacattttgatgtaaaaaaatcaaattcttaaaataaaattaataacattACATGAATAACAAAAGGGATTACACAAGAATGCTTAAAGCATGTTACAcgaataaaattacaaaaaaaaaaaaagaagacaataATCACTTTCCAAGATATATGGACTGGAATGATTGGACAGGGTGTCTGAATCCAACATCTAAAGACTAAAGGAATAGAGGTTGTGTAAGAAGATAAACTTATATGGCATGAACATATAGTCATTCGATCGATTTGTGTCAATACTACAACCATGTAGACAAAAAGTTTACACATGTCTTTAAACATTGACACGGAACACCACGATGATTGTGTACTTGTGTCATGTacaatatgccatgtcaaatatctcagtataaaaatataggtaaggcaggtgatataaatcaatgcaaatgatatgtcagccagagtcacttaacgtgacttgtacggctaAAGCTCATCCATCTAGTTGGAGTCatctaacgtgacctgtacaacttaaATCCATATCTTaacaaatatacctgcacacgagtcggaaccacctaaagtggtctatacgacaggactgggtgtaaataaatacgcttaagttctacgatcacgtgaagattgtgcgaataattgcgggttacctacgagtcagaaccacctatagtggtctgcacgacatgactgtgcacctaacttagatccaaggtgagcgtatggtgcgggaggtgaacatcacgtgaaggactgtgccctaactctgggtgggagcattaacaccggggtgcaggtttatgagctcacaacacatctcacataatcatcaatctcacaaccataatctataaacttacctgtgcgtccgcatcaccaatcataaatatatgcaactactaatgcatgagTAAAATAGGAAGACACTTTGCATGACATTTCAAACATAATTCATTTAAatcgattttctgggaaaaatctcaagtatataagtatatacggaaaaccaaaagcataCTCACTGGTATGCGGAAGGATCGTAGCCCCCAAGCCTCGATTGACTGCACTCGTCTTGAGGATATGTCTCacttatatgcgaaacaactatataaacgttaatttaaagcacataaccaaaactaggtaataacttctcatacaatgctcaaatgaggtgtttgaatataccaacgtgatctactcaacctcacgaacatccccatatttttaaaataattttctgaccacCCACGTGCCACCACGCGctggccacgcgcaggcacgtgcctggcacactgactgagaccctaacggcgttagggaatattccgtccaaaaatGAAATATACCGTTATATATACTTGACGTCGTTAGTATATTCCGTcgaagttgacggaatattcttcaTCTTCTCCAGTGAGTCTCGTCGGTCGTTGCCGTCCGCCACCGTCTGCAACTTGAATTTTCgtcggtttctggaaaaacttcaaaatttcatatcttcttcaattcttaatcaaattccatgaaatttgtaccaaaatgaagcttacaacaagtagaacaaaaccttaccacttttggGACTTAAATCCAACGAAATCTCGCCGGAAAAACCCACGATAATCCGACCAAATTTGAAACTAGCCAAACTCAACTTCCCGACATCCAAAacacttcatttttcttctccgAGCTTTGTGAAGACGTTCTAAAGCTCCCTAGAAgcttaaaaacttctaaaaacttCACGATCACgattgcatgaacagtgcaccaaATCGTGAATTATGGTTATCGAGTTTTCCGACGACTTCACGTCCTAAAATTGGTATAGATGGGATCGTATGGTTACAAGGAAGGTGATGATGGTGTCCACAAGCTTGATCCGTGAATGGAAAGCTTTAGGAGTTGTCCGTACAGGTTGTACATACGGAAGAAAACactcgagagagagagaaagaagggttaacgggtaagtgtgtgtgtgatcTGGATTTGGGcaaccaaccaaaacaaaaccttAAGCCCTTTAGTTCTAATTGGATCCAAACAAGTTGGACTAAACTTATTTGGTCCACAACCAAAGTGCATGTCACACAACACCAGTTACCGTCCAAGGGTAAAATCGTCATTCCACGCCATCGATAGAAATAttttgggacgggctgtcacactaGAAATAATGCGATTCAAtcatttgtttattaaatattattttctctattttaaacacgttcaaaacatcttaagaggtgtgtaatgccagttataaaaatagcattttgcacgcagataataatgtgattaaattagttgtcaaatgattttttttttttttttaaacaaacaatattatctacactaagtgggagggggtgggcttaatctcacaatgagctagcaataaggtgattcaatcagttgtttattaaagattattttctctattttaaatacgttcaaaatatcttaagaggcTTGTTATGCTGGTTATAGAAAAGGTCTTCCGgatgcggataataatgtgattaaattacattaaattagttgtcaaatgaatttttttttttttaacaaacaatattatctacactaagagggaggGGTAGacatagcctcacaatgggctagcaataatgtgattaaattaggtgtttattaaatattaatttctctatagagatcgattttattatgttaattcagttgttttaattggtttataaAGGATTTCTTCCagcatgatctaaaattattcatttagttcaaatatttgactttccttttatcaatttaagtatataaatacatttaaaatgtataaATCGTATGTATCACGTcgtaattcaaaaaatgtcttatgTAAACGAGGGCATGAAGGCTAATAGATtaataaatgaaaatgaatttcTTATAAATTTGGCAGATCTTAGCTCCCAACATAGTGCTGTGGGACCCAACCATCATCCAAGCCTCTAATACGTCACCAAAGTAAGCGCTAAAAGCGCGTCCGTGTCCAACCGCGCCACCAGCGTTGGATCTGTCCTTCCCTCCCTCTTAAAATTCTTCCGAAAAGTCCATCATCTCCTCACAATCTCACTCCCCTTCTCCATCTATCCTCACACCCACAATGGCATCCGAAACCGACACCGTCAGATCCGGAACCTTAACCCCCAACGGCTCCGCCCCTGATCCGCCGGAGCACCGAAAGGTCGCTCTAATCACCGGCATCACCGGCCAGGACGGCTCCTACCTCACCGAATTCCTCCTCGACAAAGGCTACGACGTCCATGGCCTGATCCGACGGTCCTCCAACTTCAACACCCAGCGCATCAACCACATCTACATCGACCCCCACAACGCCCACAAGGCCCGCATGAAGCTTCACTACGCCGACCTCACCGACTCCTCCTCCCTCCGCCGCTGGCTCGACATAATCGCCCCCAACGAGGTCTACAACCTCGCCGCCCAATCGCACGTCGCCGTCTCGTTTGAGATCCCCGATTACACCGCCGACGTCGTCGCCACGGGCGCCCTCCGCCTCCTCGAGGCCGTCCGCTCCCACATCGCCGCCACCGGCCGCACCGACATTAAGTACTACCAAGCCGGGTCGTCCGAGATGTTCGGGGCCACCCCGCCTCCTCAGTCGGAAACGACGCCGTTCCACCCCCGATCCCCTTACGCCGTCTCGAAATGCGCGGCGCATTGGCACACCGTGAACTACCGCGAGGCATACGGGCTGTTCGCGTGCAACGGGATTCTGTTCAACCACGAGTCGCCGCGGCGGGGGGAGAATTTCGTGACCCGCAAGATCACCCGGGCCGTCGGTCGGATCAAGGAGGGATTGCAGAGCAAGCTGTTTTTGGGGAATCTGCAGGCGTCGAGGGACTGGGGTTTTGCCG of the Pyrus communis chromosome 1, drPyrComm1.1, whole genome shotgun sequence genome contains:
- the LOC137737387 gene encoding GDP-mannose 4,6 dehydratase 1-like, which gives rise to MASETDTVRSGTLTPNGSAPDPPEHRKVALITGITGQDGSYLTEFLLDKGYDVHGLIRRSSNFNTQRINHIYIDPHNAHKARMKLHYADLTDSSSLRRWLDIIAPNEVYNLAAQSHVAVSFEIPDYTADVVATGALRLLEAVRSHIAATGRTDIKYYQAGSSEMFGATPPPQSETTPFHPRSPYAVSKCAAHWHTVNYREAYGLFACNGILFNHESPRRGENFVTRKITRAVGRIKEGLQSKLFLGNLQASRDWGFAGDYVEAMWMMLQQEKPDDYVVATEESHTVEEFLEVSFGYVGLNWRDHVVIDKRYLRPSEVDNLKGDASKAKKVLGWKPKVGFQQLVKMMVDEDVELAKREKVLVDAGYMDAQQQP